Sequence from the candidate division WOR-3 bacterium genome:
CCAAGATACAATCTATAAACCTTTAGCATTAAATGAAGCAAATGACCGATTGTATGTTTGGGACTCCAAAAGGACGGCAAATGGTGATTACTGGTTAAAATTAAAAACTTTTGATGAACAATTTGTCACTTATGACTCTGTATATGTTAAAGTGCGTAATAGAATTTCCGGCGGAAATATTATTCATTATCACGGGATTTGTAATCTGTTAAATATACGAGTTTGGATTCACTATCCCGAATCTCTTACCGGTCATCAATACGAAATAAGTTTTAGAGAACCAAAACCTCCTGCTGGTACAGGTATTGTGAGATATGGTTATGACGTAATTGATTTATCTACCCAAGATACTGTGTTGAAACAATACTATTTTTCTGCTTATCCAACTTATGATTTTTCACCAATCGTAAAAGGATTCTCAATTGAAACAAGAAGCGCTATCTCATCTCCGAATTTTAAATTCGACTCAGTTAAAGTGATGAGCGGAAACTATCCTCAGGACTTTTTATCTGTGGTAAGTTTACCATCTAGCTATCAATGGCCTTTTCGAGGTTCACGATACAAATTATACTGGACAAATTACCCAGGTAGTTATCGAACTTTGCAGGTATATGACATAGATTATGGCATATACATTCCTTTTCGACGCTTTCAACCTCAACCTAACTGGATTGATTCTGCTTATGGTTGGTGTTTCTTAAATAATAATTTCCGGTCGCCATCCGATACATTAAGGCTTGGCATTGACCGATATATCTATATTTGTGGAGGAATAATTCGTCTTAATCCCTCTGAGCCGATAACAATACTTCCTGATTCAGGCAGTCAGTGGATTGTTTATCCCTGCACATTACGAACACCTGTAAATGGCAACAAGTATCGTTTTCAACCAACTTATGGCATTCAAGAAAATTTATTTTCAACAACTAAAATTCAATTACTATCTTCCTATCCGAATCCATTTTCCAATCGAATAATGATTAATTACTTTATCCCCTACACAACATTTGCAACAATTTCCGTTTATGATGTGACGGGCAGGAAAATCCATACTCTTCACCAAGGTTCTACAAAGCCAGGCTGGCATACATTAAGTTGGAACGGTGTCAATAACAATGGAAAGAAGATTACAACGGGTATTTACTTTGTTAAACTAACTGCTTTAGGCCAAAGTCTATGTAAAAAAATAACCTTTATTCGATAACTACGAGATTATATATCCATCTCATGCAGTATGATAATATAGTGTATTACGATGTCAAATAAGCAAGGCAAATTAGACTCATAATAAATGAAATAAGAACGAACAAGGGACGAGGAATACTTGCCATTCTTCGTCCCTCTTTTATTCTCATATATTATGATAATAACATTATAAATTTGTGCGAAATATAATTTTGTTATTTATTATTTTATTAATCCCAATCGTTGTTTTGGGTAAATCTTTTTATTATCCTCAAATAAAAACTGAAATACATTTTACTCCTAATGGCGATGCTCATGTTTTACAAGAAAGAACCTATTATTTCAAAGGTTATTTTTCTTGGGCATATCTGGAATTAAAGAAAAAAAGCGCGGATAATATTATTTTTAACCAATTACTTGAAGAAATTGATGGAACTTGGCATAAAATAGAACCGGAAATAGTTGATAATCCCCAATCTTTATACATCCGTTGGACTTACACCGCCCAAAACGAAATAAAGACTTTTTTAGTTGATTATACAATCATTGGCGCAGTTAAACGCTATGAAGATGCTGCTGAATTTTACTGGAAATTCATTGAAGACGAACACGAAAAAATTGAAAATATAATCCTTGAACTCTATCTGCCCGAAAAATCACCAGACTTATTCAAAGTTTACATTCATTCCCAAGCCCGACCCGGCACAATTAAATTCAATGAAACATTTGATAAAGCAGTTGTTGAACAGAAAAAAATACCTAAGAATGCTTTTGTTGAAGTACGAATGTTCACTTCACCCTCAATTTTTCCTGAAGTTCCAATTTTAACTCAAACTCGCTATCAAGATTTTCTCAAGCAAGAGAAACATAATTTCCTTGTCTCATCATTAAAAAAATTTATTCTTTTCCCAATTGGATTACTACTAATGATTGTCTTGCCATTAATTCTTTTGATTATTTTTTATAATAAGTATGGTCGAGAGCCAAAATTACCTTATCTTGGAATGTATGAACATGAGCCACCGCGTAAAGCGCCACCAGTTGTTGTGCCGGCAATTTTATCGCAAAAACCAGATAAAAATACAATTTATCAATCAATGTTTCGTGGAATGTTTGCCAGCATGCTCGATATAACAACTAAAGGTCTGGTTTCCATACAGGAAATTGAGAACAAGAAACATTACCAATTTACTTTAGAAAAACCTGAAAATATTGATAAACTCGACCCATTTAATAAAAAAGTGGCTAATTTCTTTTTTGAAAGCAAAAATCAAATCACAGATA
This genomic interval carries:
- a CDS encoding DUF2207 domain-containing protein: MRNIILLFIILLIPIVVLGKSFYYPQIKTEIHFTPNGDAHVLQERTYYFKGYFSWAYLELKKKSADNIIFNQLLEEIDGTWHKIEPEIVDNPQSLYIRWTYTAQNEIKTFLVDYTIIGAVKRYEDAAEFYWKFIEDEHEKIENIILELYLPEKSPDLFKVYIHSQARPGTIKFNETFDKAVVEQKKIPKNAFVEVRMFTSPSIFPEVPILTQTRYQDFLKQEKHNFLVSSLKKFILFPIGLLLMIVLPLILLIIFYNKYGREPKLPYLGMYEHEPPRKAPPVVVPAILSQKPDKNTIYQSMFRGMFASMLDITTKGLVSIQEIENKKHYQFTLEKPENIDKLDPFNKKVANFFFESKNQITDKELQIYAQKHPTQFRAYLSNLYEQAIKWWESTLGNKLLDPISSKFYNSYLLIILPSIIVGTIFAGIGLSALIGGPNPPFFIFSGILAIILFIIFISTSRVIVRWSPEAHLEQKRWHNFKKFLSEGSAIEQAPITLLPIWEYYFVYAVALGVAQKFLKNITKLAEKQGIQLSVPIWYISATAHAPSSVSSLAESISSFQTFANNFTNMINSFSTSAASGGGFSGGGGAGGGGGSSGAG